The following proteins are co-located in the Roseovarius arcticus genome:
- a CDS encoding TetR family transcriptional regulator C-terminal domain-containing protein, with product MPRDATKTAPKDGEDAQLSRIQQRNRGLILNAALDVFSQHGFRGATLDQIADGAGLSKPNILYYFDGKEDIHVTLLNQLMDRWLAPLREIDKDGAPLEELMRYVHRKLEMSQTYPRESRLFANEILQGAPRIAPHLEADLRPLVDASAAMIEGWIAEGKLAPVDARHLIFSIWATTQHYADFEVQVKVLTGDADVHERAKAHLDALFRRLLTPLVPAINEGCGREAV from the coding sequence ATGCCGCGAGACGCGACCAAAACTGCCCCCAAGGATGGGGAAGACGCGCAGCTTAGCCGTATTCAGCAGCGCAATCGCGGGCTGATACTGAATGCGGCTCTTGATGTATTCTCGCAGCATGGGTTTCGCGGTGCAACGTTGGACCAGATCGCCGATGGCGCTGGTCTGAGCAAGCCGAACATTCTGTATTACTTCGACGGTAAAGAAGACATTCACGTCACGCTTTTGAACCAGTTGATGGATCGCTGGCTGGCCCCTCTGCGCGAGATCGACAAAGACGGCGCGCCACTGGAGGAGTTGATGCGCTACGTGCATCGCAAGCTGGAGATGAGCCAGACATATCCGCGCGAAAGCCGCTTGTTTGCCAATGAAATCCTGCAAGGTGCGCCCCGTATCGCGCCGCATCTGGAGGCGGATTTACGCCCGCTAGTCGATGCGTCGGCGGCCATGATTGAAGGGTGGATTGCAGAGGGAAAACTAGCGCCAGTGGACGCGCGTCACTTGATATTCTCTATTTGGGCAACCACGCAGCATTACGCGGATTTTGAGGTGCAGGTAAAGGTTTTGACGGGGGACGCCGACGTACATGAAAGGGCAAAGGCGCATCTGGATGCGCTCTTTCGGCGTTTGTTGACGCCCTTGGTGCCCGCAATCAACGAAGGCTGCGGCCGCGAAGCAGTTTGA
- the preA gene encoding NAD-dependent dihydropyrimidine dehydrogenase subunit PreA, with translation MADLTSTFIGIKSPNPFWLASAPPTDKEYNVRRAFDAGWGGVVWKTLGEAGPPVVNVNGPRYGAIYGADRRLLGLNNIELITDRPLEVNLEEMTRVKRDYPDHALIASLMVPMNEDAWREILRRVEDTGCDGVELNFGCPHGMSERGMGSAMGQVPEYVGQVAHWCKKHSDLPVIVKLTPNITDIRLPARAAKEGGADAVSLINTINSITSVDLDLFAPEPTIDGKGAHGGYCGPAVKPIALNMVAEIARDPATAGLPISGIGGVTTWRDAAEFMTLGAGNVQVCTAAMTYGFKVVEEMISGLSQWMDEKGLSSTSEIVGRAVPNTVNWQDLNLNYVTKAVIDQDACIQCGRCYAACEDTSHQAISMSDARVFEVIDAECVACNLCVNVCPVEDCITMERMAPGSVDPRTGKVVEKEYANWTTHPNNPGTCAAE, from the coding sequence ATGGCCGATCTGACCAGCACATTCATTGGAATTAAATCCCCAAACCCGTTCTGGCTGGCATCTGCGCCGCCGACGGACAAGGAATACAACGTCCGCCGCGCATTCGATGCCGGATGGGGCGGCGTTGTCTGGAAAACACTCGGCGAGGCTGGTCCGCCAGTCGTGAACGTAAACGGCCCCCGCTATGGCGCGATTTACGGCGCGGATCGCAGGCTATTGGGGCTGAACAACATTGAGTTGATCACCGACAGGCCGCTTGAGGTGAACCTTGAGGAAATGACGCGCGTCAAACGCGACTACCCCGATCATGCACTTATCGCATCGCTGATGGTGCCAATGAACGAGGACGCGTGGAGAGAGATACTTCGCCGGGTCGAGGATACCGGATGCGACGGGGTCGAGCTGAACTTTGGCTGTCCCCACGGGATGAGCGAACGCGGCATGGGGAGTGCCATGGGCCAGGTGCCCGAGTATGTCGGCCAAGTCGCGCATTGGTGCAAAAAACACAGCGATTTGCCAGTCATCGTAAAACTCACGCCGAACATCACCGATATCCGCCTGCCCGCGCGGGCCGCCAAAGAGGGCGGCGCAGATGCGGTCAGCCTGATCAACACGATAAATTCGATCACCTCTGTTGATCTCGACCTATTCGCGCCCGAACCGACCATCGACGGCAAAGGCGCGCATGGCGGCTATTGCGGCCCCGCCGTCAAACCGATTGCACTGAACATGGTGGCCGAAATCGCCCGTGATCCTGCAACGGCAGGTCTGCCAATCAGCGGGATCGGCGGGGTGACGACTTGGCGTGACGCCGCAGAGTTCATGACCCTCGGTGCGGGCAATGTGCAGGTCTGCACCGCCGCTATGACTTATGGCTTCAAAGTCGTGGAGGAGATGATTTCAGGGCTTAGTCAGTGGATGGACGAAAAAGGTTTGTCCAGCACATCTGAAATCGTCGGGCGGGCCGTGCCAAACACAGTCAACTGGCAGGACCTGAATTTGAATTACGTGACCAAGGCAGTCATTGATCAGGACGCCTGCATCCAATGCGGTCGCTGCTACGCCGCCTGCGAGGACACGTCGCATCAGGCGATTTCCATGTCAGACGCGCGTGTGTTCGAAGTGATCGACGCCGAGTGTGTCGCTTGCAACCTATGCGTAAATGTCTGCCCGGTCGAGGACTGCATCACGATGGAACGCATGGCTCCCGGCAGCGTCGATCCACGTACGGGCAAGGTCGTAGAGAAAGAGTACGCAAACTGGACAACACACCCGAACAACCCCGGCACTTGCGCCGCAGAATAG
- a CDS encoding NAD(P)-dependent oxidoreductase, which produces MTDNTYTAGILPGRLPPENYAENFSDLHPQLDDHEALVAADRCYFCHDAPCITACPTDIDIPLFIRQIATGTPEAAARTILSQNIMGGMCARVCPTETLCEEVCVREVAEGKPVLIGRLQRYATDALMNAGVHPFTRAASTGKRIAVVGAGPAGLSCAHRLAMHGHDVTLFDAHAKPGGLNEYGIASYKTVDDFAQREVNWLLQIGGITVETEQALGQNLSLETLQSEFDAVFLGIGLGGVNALGLDGDDMGGLHDAVDFIAALRQASDVATLPIGRDVVVIGGGMTAIDVAVQAKLLGALNVTLVYRRGRDRMNASVFEQDLAASKGVRIITNAAPRAVIGNGAVREIEFEYSDDDLVATGQTFRLTADQVFRAIGQSLTGDSLPALDGRKIAVSSTGRTSIRGIWAGGDCAAGGDDLTVTAVAEGRDAAMDIHATLTGAT; this is translated from the coding sequence GTGACAGATAACACTTATACCGCCGGGATTCTGCCTGGTCGGCTGCCTCCTGAGAATTACGCCGAGAACTTCTCGGACCTTCATCCCCAGTTGGATGACCATGAGGCGCTCGTCGCCGCTGATCGTTGTTATTTTTGCCACGATGCGCCCTGCATCACGGCCTGCCCGACTGATATTGATATTCCGCTCTTTATCCGCCAGATCGCAACCGGGACGCCAGAGGCGGCGGCACGCACGATCCTGTCGCAGAACATCATGGGCGGTATGTGCGCCCGCGTCTGCCCGACCGAGACACTTTGCGAAGAGGTTTGCGTGCGCGAGGTGGCGGAGGGCAAGCCAGTGCTGATTGGCCGGTTGCAACGCTACGCGACCGACGCGCTAATGAACGCAGGCGTTCATCCCTTCACCCGCGCCGCTAGCACGGGCAAGCGGATCGCGGTCGTCGGCGCCGGACCTGCGGGACTATCCTGCGCACACCGGTTGGCAATGCACGGCCATGACGTCACGCTATTTGACGCGCACGCCAAGCCGGGCGGGCTGAATGAGTACGGTATCGCAAGCTATAAAACGGTCGACGATTTCGCACAGCGCGAGGTCAATTGGCTGTTGCAGATCGGCGGGATCACCGTGGAAACGGAGCAAGCGCTCGGTCAAAACCTATCGCTGGAAACGCTGCAGTCAGAGTTTGACGCCGTATTTCTCGGCATCGGACTGGGCGGTGTGAATGCGCTGGGGCTGGATGGCGATGACATGGGCGGGTTGCATGATGCGGTCGATTTTATCGCCGCCCTGCGCCAGGCAAGCGATGTGGCAACGCTGCCTATTGGCCGCGATGTGGTCGTTATTGGTGGCGGCATGACGGCTATAGATGTCGCCGTGCAAGCCAAATTACTTGGCGCGCTGAATGTCACGCTGGTTTATCGCAGAGGCCGCGACAGAATGAATGCGAGCGTGTTTGAGCAGGATCTTGCCGCGTCCAAGGGCGTGCGGATCATCACCAACGCCGCCCCCCGCGCCGTGATCGGCAACGGTGCGGTGCGCGAGATCGAATTTGAGTATTCAGACGATGATCTGGTGGCCACAGGCCAGACTTTCCGCCTCACTGCGGATCAGGTGTTTAGGGCCATTGGCCAGAGTTTGACAGGCGACAGCCTCCCTGCGCTTGACGGGCGCAAGATCGCCGTATCCAGCACAGGCCGCACCAGTATACGCGGCATTTGGGCGGGCGGCGACTGCGCGGCTGGCGGCGACGATCTGACCGTCACGGCGGTGGCCGAGGGACGCGACGCCGCGATGGATATTCACGCGACACTGACCGGAGCAACATGA
- a CDS encoding Hint domain-containing protein, producing MAIDRTDTGTGVVDGTTGNDIIDNTYTADADCDVVDGGDAHLAGENGDDDIINAGDGNDVVAAGAGNDEVFGGAGDDSLDGGAGNDLLVGDRDITDNIASREAFKWSDAPDPNGGGRSGIDNGDALTSFQQDTGNVNVSFTSTSGGPTVYNPSSNLVSGINTGGAGTANACSSLDSLLSEGASTTFGLDFSNPVENVSFRINDIDGDGVVQVRAFDESGNSILVNLTGGSRVTLLDNDSVAGAETADANGSYGSDDDAKYSILIDIPGPVARVEVVHSQDGPRTSGIKVTDVYYDSYPEVAEGDDTLNGGDGDDTLLGEGGADVLSGGAGADVISGGDGADSIIGGTAGDVVDGGAGGDDNDTLDLSGSGPLRVVGLTDDADGNSVSGTVEYLDAQGAVTGTSTFTEIENLILPDAPAPDGIVAGTDGDDLIDLGYTGDPDGDRIDANDAILGNVGSNDDIVEAGAGNDTVFGLDGDDVLRGNEGDDNLNGGRGNDTIEGGIGDDFIRGQNGNDSILGGDGNDTISGDQGNDFLGGGDGNDLIEGGADNDTIIGGAGADTMRGDAGRDTFIIGTAADGNGDIADGGSRGDDFDTLDLTGVGRFEIVGQTVDADGNSTSGTVNFLDGAGATTGSLTFKEIESIIPCFTLGTVIATPKGERAVENLQVGDRVITRDNGLQEIRWIGRRDLAGAELLQAPQLKPVLIRAGALGRGLPERDLLVSPNHRVLMNNEKTALYFEDREVLASAKHLTDLEGVDAVDTGAISYIHFMFDQHEVVLSNGCWTESFQPGQQTLDSMGTAQRDEIYSLFPELRDLEGVEAYQSARRSLKKHETRLLTR from the coding sequence ATGGCTATCGATAGAACGGACACCGGCACTGGCGTCGTAGACGGAACCACCGGGAACGACATAATCGACAATACATACACTGCCGACGCAGATTGCGATGTCGTTGATGGCGGCGATGCTCACCTTGCAGGCGAGAACGGTGACGATGACATCATCAATGCAGGCGATGGCAATGATGTGGTCGCTGCGGGCGCAGGCAACGACGAAGTGTTCGGCGGTGCGGGCGACGACAGCCTGGATGGCGGCGCGGGCAATGACCTCTTGGTCGGCGATCGCGACATCACCGACAATATCGCGAGCCGCGAAGCCTTTAAGTGGAGCGATGCGCCCGATCCCAACGGCGGCGGCCGTTCGGGCATCGACAACGGCGACGCGCTGACCTCGTTCCAGCAGGATACAGGCAACGTTAACGTGTCTTTCACCAGCACGTCGGGCGGCCCGACCGTCTATAACCCTAGCTCAAATCTCGTCTCGGGTATCAATACCGGCGGCGCAGGCACGGCCAATGCATGCAGCTCGCTGGACAGCCTGCTAAGCGAGGGTGCCAGCACTACATTCGGCCTAGACTTCTCGAACCCGGTCGAAAATGTATCGTTTCGCATCAATGACATCGACGGTGACGGCGTGGTGCAGGTGCGGGCGTTTGATGAAAGCGGCAACAGCATCCTTGTCAATCTGACCGGCGGATCGCGCGTAACCTTGCTGGATAATGACAGCGTGGCCGGCGCCGAAACGGCTGACGCCAATGGCAGCTATGGCTCTGACGACGACGCTAAATATTCGATCCTGATTGATATTCCCGGTCCCGTCGCGCGGGTTGAAGTTGTGCACAGCCAGGATGGCCCGCGGACCTCGGGCATCAAGGTGACGGACGTCTATTACGACAGCTACCCCGAAGTAGCCGAGGGTGACGATACCCTCAACGGCGGCGACGGCGACGATACTCTGTTGGGTGAGGGCGGCGCTGACGTTCTGAGCGGCGGTGCAGGTGCGGACGTGATTTCGGGCGGCGACGGCGCGGACAGCATCATCGGTGGCACTGCTGGCGATGTGGTCGATGGCGGCGCTGGCGGCGACGACAACGACACGCTCGACCTGTCGGGTAGTGGCCCGCTGCGCGTGGTCGGCCTGACGGACGATGCCGATGGGAATTCGGTTAGCGGCACGGTCGAATACCTCGACGCTCAAGGCGCCGTGACTGGCACCAGCACGTTTACCGAGATCGAAAACCTGATCCTGCCCGATGCGCCCGCGCCCGACGGCATAGTTGCCGGCACCGATGGCGACGACCTGATTGATCTGGGTTATACTGGCGACCCCGACGGCGACCGTATCGATGCGAATGACGCGATCCTTGGAAATGTCGGCTCAAACGACGATATCGTCGAGGCTGGCGCCGGCAACGACACTGTGTTCGGCCTGGACGGCGACGACGTGCTACGCGGCAATGAGGGCGATGATAACCTGAATGGCGGCAGAGGCAACGACACGATCGAGGGCGGCATTGGCGATGATTTCATTCGTGGCCAGAATGGTAACGATAGTATCCTTGGCGGTGATGGCAACGACACGATTAGCGGCGATCAAGGGAACGACTTTCTCGGCGGTGGCGATGGTAACGATCTGATCGAGGGCGGTGCCGACAACGACACCATCATAGGCGGTGCAGGCGCCGATACGATGCGGGGCGATGCAGGCCGGGATACGTTCATCATCGGGACTGCCGCCGACGGCAACGGTGATATCGCCGATGGCGGATCGCGCGGTGACGATTTCGACACGCTGGATCTGACCGGCGTGGGCAGATTCGAAATTGTTGGCCAGACCGTAGACGCCGATGGCAATTCGACCAGCGGCACCGTAAACTTCCTCGATGGGGCAGGCGCCACCACAGGTTCACTGACTTTTAAAGAGATCGAAAGCATCATACCCTGCTTTACGCTAGGCACCGTGATTGCCACCCCCAAGGGTGAGCGTGCGGTCGAGAACCTGCAAGTCGGCGACCGTGTCATCACGCGCGACAACGGTCTGCAGGAAATCCGCTGGATTGGTCGGCGCGATCTGGCGGGGGCGGAACTGCTTCAGGCGCCGCAGCTAAAGCCTGTCCTGATCCGGGCCGGCGCCTTGGGCCGCGGACTGCCCGAGCGTGACCTGCTAGTCAGCCCCAATCACCGGGTGCTGATGAACAACGAGAAAACAGCGCTCTATTTCGAGGATCGCGAAGTGCTGGCCTCGGCCAAGCACCTGACGGACCTTGAGGGTGTGGATGCGGTGGATACCGGCGCGATCAGCTATATCCACTTCATGTTTGACCAGCACGAGGTGGTGCTGTCCAACGGGTGCTGGACCGAAAGCTTCCAACCCGGCCAGCAGACATTGGATAGCATGGGCACCGCGCAGCGCGATGAGATCTACAGCCTCTTTCCCGAACTGCGCGATCTTGAGGGTGTCGAAGCTTACCAATCCGCCCGCCGCTCGCTCAAGAAGCATGAGACGCGCCTGCTGACCAGGTAG
- a CDS encoding nucleotidyltransferase family protein yields the protein MTCAILLPAAGASSRMDGRDKLLEIVDGKPLLVRQALRALATGAPVYVTTRHDRPARIAALDSLDVAQVHVADPDQGLSASIRAGVAALPGDVTALLVLLPDLPDIETADLHTMIAAQVAAPDQILRATAQDGTPGHPTIFPRSLFAALGTLTGDTGAQVLLRKEGFTPVPLLGNRAITDLDTPKDWALWRAARD from the coding sequence GTGACTTGCGCGATCTTGCTGCCTGCCGCAGGGGCATCGTCCCGAATGGACGGGCGCGATAAGCTGTTGGAAATCGTGGACGGCAAGCCGCTATTAGTGCGGCAGGCCCTTCGCGCGCTTGCCACCGGCGCGCCCGTCTACGTCACCACCCGGCATGATCGTCCGGCGCGGATCGCAGCGCTCGATAGTTTAGATGTGGCTCAGGTTCATGTCGCAGACCCCGATCAGGGGTTGTCTGCATCAATCCGCGCGGGTGTAGCGGCGCTACCCGGCGATGTGACCGCGCTGCTGGTTCTGCTGCCCGATCTGCCTGATATTGAGACGGCAGATTTGCACACGATGATTGCCGCACAGGTCGCCGCGCCGGATCAGATCCTACGCGCTACGGCCCAGGACGGAACACCCGGCCATCCCACAATATTTCCACGTTCATTATTTGCTGCTCTTGGCACCCTTACGGGCGATACCGGCGCGCAAGTGCTGCTGCGCAAGGAAGGGTTCACGCCTGTCCCCTTGCTTGGCAACCGCGCTATTACTGACCTCGACACACCCAAGGATTGGGCGCTGTGGCGTGCGGCGCGGGACTGA
- the rsmA gene encoding 16S rRNA (adenine(1518)-N(6)/adenine(1519)-N(6))-dimethyltransferase RsmA — protein sequence MSIDALPPLRAVIEAHELSARKSLGQNFLLDLNLTAKIARLAGDLENCDVIEIGPGPGGLTRGLLAEGARHVLAIEKDPRCLPALAEIAEAYPGRLTVIEGDALKVDPLQHLTPPIRVAANLPYNIGTELLVRWLTPDTWPPYWQSLSLMFQREVAERIVAVPGSKAYGRLALLAQWRAEPRVVMHLPPGAFSPPPKVSSAVVHLTALAQPRYPAEAKLLERTVAMAFNQRRKMLRSALKGLAPDIEDRLVASGIKPTDRAETIGLEQFCALARTLES from the coding sequence ATGAGCATCGATGCGCTGCCCCCTCTACGCGCCGTCATTGAGGCGCATGAGTTAAGCGCGCGTAAGTCGCTGGGCCAAAACTTCCTGCTAGATCTGAACCTGACGGCCAAGATTGCGCGCCTCGCGGGTGATCTGGAAAATTGCGACGTGATTGAGATCGGCCCTGGCCCCGGCGGCCTGACGCGCGGCCTGCTGGCCGAGGGCGCGCGTCATGTGCTGGCAATTGAAAAGGACCCCCGCTGCCTGCCCGCACTGGCCGAGATTGCCGAGGCATATCCCGGCCGCCTAACCGTGATTGAGGGTGACGCACTGAAAGTTGATCCGCTCCAGCACCTGACCCCGCCCATCCGGGTGGCTGCGAACCTGCCCTACAATATCGGGACAGAGTTGCTGGTGCGCTGGCTAACTCCCGACACTTGGCCGCCCTACTGGCAGTCCCTAAGCCTGATGTTTCAGCGCGAAGTGGCCGAACGGATCGTCGCCGTGCCCGGCTCCAAGGCGTATGGTCGCCTTGCCCTTTTGGCGCAGTGGCGGGCCGAGCCGCGTGTTGTCATGCACCTGCCACCGGGCGCGTTCTCGCCCCCGCCCAAAGTGTCTAGCGCTGTTGTGCATCTGACGGCTCTGGCCCAGCCGCGCTATCCCGCAGAGGCCAAGCTGCTGGAGCGGACAGTCGCCATGGCATTCAACCAACGTCGCAAGATGTTGCGCTCTGCGCTCAAGGGGCTGGCACCTGATATCGAGGATCGGCTGGTCGCATCGGGTATCAAGCCGACGGACCGCGCAGAGACTATCGGGCTAGAGCAGTTTTGCGCGCTGGCCCGCACTCTGGAGAGCTGA
- the pdxA gene encoding 4-hydroxythreonine-4-phosphate dehydrogenase PdxA, whose amino-acid sequence MAAIAPAKSNSQPIALSCGEPSGVGPELAQKAWEALGPSLPFFWIGDPSHLPAGCPVTLIDRPGQVAGATGLPVLPLPMQGALTPGIPNPAHAQGVIDAIARGVDLVRSGEASALCTAPIHKKALSDGAGFAHPGHTEYLAALTGTPRVVMMLASEQLRVVPTTIHIPLSEVPAALTRELLLDTIRITHAGLIRDFGILAPRIAVAGLNPHAGEGGKMGREELDLIAPVIAELQTGGMDLIGPMSADTMFHAAARAHYDAAICMYHDQALIPIKTLDFDRGVNVTLGLPIVRTSPDHGTALDIAGRGIANPTSLIEALKMAARMGAARV is encoded by the coding sequence ATGGCTGCCATAGCCCCGGCCAAATCCAACTCTCAGCCTATCGCCCTCAGCTGCGGCGAGCCGTCGGGCGTCGGCCCTGAACTGGCGCAAAAGGCGTGGGAGGCGCTGGGACCGTCCCTGCCCTTTTTCTGGATCGGCGATCCATCGCACCTGCCTGCGGGCTGCCCTGTCACCCTGATCGACAGGCCGGGCCAAGTGGCGGGCGCGACTGGGTTGCCTGTGCTGCCCCTCCCCATGCAAGGCGCGCTGACCCCCGGCATCCCAAATCCTGCCCATGCGCAGGGCGTCATCGACGCAATCGCGCGCGGTGTCGATCTGGTCCGCAGCGGTGAGGCGTCGGCGCTCTGCACCGCGCCTATCCACAAAAAGGCGCTGTCGGACGGTGCGGGCTTTGCCCATCCCGGCCATACCGAATATCTGGCTGCGCTGACTGGCACGCCCCGCGTTGTGATGATGTTGGCCAGTGAGCAGTTGCGCGTTGTGCCGACCACGATCCATATTCCGCTGTCCGAAGTGCCCGCCGCGCTGACGCGCGAGTTACTGCTGGATACGATCCGCATCACGCACGCCGGACTGATCCGCGATTTTGGCATTCTCGCGCCTCGCATCGCCGTCGCCGGGCTAAACCCACATGCTGGCGAAGGCGGCAAGATGGGCCGCGAGGAACTGGACCTGATTGCGCCGGTCATTGCCGAACTGCAGACCGGCGGGATGGATCTGATTGGGCCGATGTCCGCTGATACGATGTTTCACGCCGCCGCACGCGCACACTATGACGCGGCGATCTGTATGTATCACGATCAGGCTCTTATCCCAATCAAGACGCTGGATTTTGACCGGGGCGTTAATGTGACGCTGGGCCTGCCTATCGTGCGTACGTCGCCCGATCACGGCACCGCGCTGGATATTGCCGGGCGCGGTATTGCCAATCCCACGTCGCTGATCGAAGCGCTGAAAATGGCCGCGCGCATGGGCGCAGCCCGCGTATGA